DNA sequence from the Longimicrobium sp. genome:
ATGATGGCCGGGCCGCTGAAGAACCTGTGCGTGGTGGGCGACGACGACCAGTCCATCTACGCCTGGCGCGGCGCCGACGTGCGCAACATCCTGGATTTCGAGAACCACTTTCCCGGCGCGCAGGTGGTGCTGCTGGAAGAGAACTACCGCTCCACGCAGCGCATCCTGGACGCGGCCAACGGGGTGATCGCCAACAACTCGTCGCGGCGCCCCAAGCGGCTGCGCACGGGGAACGGCCCCGGTCCCAAGATCGACTACTGGTCGTTCAACGAGGCCGGCGGAAAGACGTCGGAAGAGCAGGAGTCGGAGATGGTGGCGCGGGAGATCGGCGTGCGCCGCTTCGCCGAGAAGCTGAAGTGGGCCGACTTTGCGGTGCTTTATCGCACGAACCTGCAGAGCAAGCCGTTCGAAGAGGCGCTGCGGGCGGCCAACATCCCCTACCGGGTGGTCGGCGGGCAGTCGTTCTTCGACCGCAAGGAGGTGGCGGACCTGGTGGCCTACCTGCGCGTGCTCCTCAACCCGCGCGACGAGGTTTCGCTCCGCCGCATCATCAACTACCCCGGGCGCGGCATCGGGCGCACGACCATCATGAAGCTCGTCGACGCCTCCCGCGCCGCGCACGAGCCGCTGTACGAAACGCTCAAGCGGGTGGGCGAGGTGGACGGCATCAACCGCGGGACCACGGAGGCGGTGCGCTCGTTCGTGGAGATGATGGAGGAGCTGCGGATGGAGTTCCAGTCCACGCAGGCCGCCATCGACCACGGGCTGACGACGCATCGGTCGCTGTTCGGGTTCACGCAGGAGATGGTGAAGCGGCTGCGGCTGGAAGAGGCGGTGCGGGCCGACAACTCCAAGAGCGAGCGCGCGGCGGAGGTGCGGGTAGACATCCTTCGCGAGTTCGTGGGATCCATCCAGCGCTTCGAGGAGCGCACCTGGGCCGACCGCCCGCCCCCGGACGACGAGGACGACTGGAATCCGCCCTCCATGCGGGCGTTCCTGGAGCGCGTGTCGCTGACGGACGAGGACGACCGCAAGGAAAAGGAGGAAGAGGCTCCCGACCAGGTGACGCTGCTGACCATGCACAGCGCCAAGGGGCTGGAGTTCACCCACGTGTTCATCGTGGGGCTGGAGGAGGAGATCCTGCCGCACGCGCGCAGCGTGAAGAGCTCGGCGGCTGCGGAGGCCGACGCGGAGGAAAACTGGCAGACCTGGGAGGCGAACGGGGGCGGCGACCCCATCGCGGAGGAGCGCCGCCTGTTCTACGTGGGGATCACGCGGGCACGGCACCGGCTCACGCTCTCCGGCTGCGCCACCCGCAACCAGCGTGGCAACGTGATCGTCCGCAAGCCGTCGCGCTTCCTCGCGGAGATCCCCCCCGAGCTGCTGGACCAGAAGACGCCGGGCGCCATCAGCTCCCTCTCGCCGGAGGAAAGCAAGTCGTTCCGCGCAAACGTGATGGCGGACCTTCGCAAACAGCTGGCGGGCGGCTGAACGGCGGCGGCGCGAGGCGCGGCGAGCCACGGCGAGGCGCACGAAGGCACGCAGAGGGCACGGCGGAGGCACGGTGGAGGGCCGGCGAAGCACGCCGGAGGCGCGGCGACGAAGGCCGCGTAGCACCAAGCCCTGTCATCCAGAGGCGCAAGCGCACTGAACCGGCCCGCACTCCACCCTTCGCGCGCCGTCGGATCTAGCTGAGGACACCTCTATACCGGGGCGCGGCAGCGGTCACAAAGCCGAGGCCTCGGCCGGGCTGGGGCGACTAAAGTC
Encoded proteins:
- a CDS encoding ATP-dependent helicase, translating into MHPIPEYLRGLNPEQRHAALSTEGPVLVLAGAGSGKTSMLVHRIAYMIRDRGINPKQILAVTFTNKAATEMRERVARMVGKEARGVLLSTFHSLGARLLRDYGDRIGLPKDFSIYPTSDQAQAVKRIMAEEVHISATVGEDSFDPKRVLFAISDWKNRLVTPPEAAREVAEGRMKNDRNDDYAVLAADIYPRYEATLRAAGACDFDDLLVLPVQLLREHPEVRERLWKRWRYVMIDEYQDTNGAQFEVARMMAGPLKNLCVVGDDDQSIYAWRGADVRNILDFENHFPGAQVVLLEENYRSTQRILDAANGVIANNSSRRPKRLRTGNGPGPKIDYWSFNEAGGKTSEEQESEMVAREIGVRRFAEKLKWADFAVLYRTNLQSKPFEEALRAANIPYRVVGGQSFFDRKEVADLVAYLRVLLNPRDEVSLRRIINYPGRGIGRTTIMKLVDASRAAHEPLYETLKRVGEVDGINRGTTEAVRSFVEMMEELRMEFQSTQAAIDHGLTTHRSLFGFTQEMVKRLRLEEAVRADNSKSERAAEVRVDILREFVGSIQRFEERTWADRPPPDDEDDWNPPSMRAFLERVSLTDEDDRKEKEEEAPDQVTLLTMHSAKGLEFTHVFIVGLEEEILPHARSVKSSAAAEADAEENWQTWEANGGGDPIAEERRLFYVGITRARHRLTLSGCATRNQRGNVIVRKPSRFLAEIPPELLDQKTPGAISSLSPEESKSFRANVMADLRKQLAGG